The following coding sequences are from one Bacteroidales bacterium window:
- a CDS encoding tetratricopeptide repeat protein produces MSRYSFFLRLAMVKSILLLLCSVSSGQTDSLLRQGMRFHDEGKFREALECYQKVLESDPTNAEAMYEMAYTFMSTGDYKRAAAYAKNSIRKGKTPYAGSYAVWGSSLDELGQREKALKVFDEGMKYFPEDHLLAYNKGLTLYRMKRYREAEQILCRSVRLRPSHPGSHLLLAYAEAELGNRVKAMFPLYFFLLIESRTERSKTAWEMLASLQVKGMTSDRPGKISASMHSREDSDSLGVFEMTVSMAAVASIAGKTDSTELGRFAERNRTFFSALSEIKKNINSLWWNLYIPFLSEVHTSGNAEAFSYYISRGARPEEAEAWFAKNPDKMNRFADWFGQQQYLR; encoded by the coding sequence ATGTCACGGTATTCTTTTTTTCTGCGGCTTGCAATGGTGAAGTCCATTCTGCTTCTTTTATGTTCCGTCTCGTCTGGTCAGACGGATTCCCTTCTGCGGCAGGGAATGCGTTTCCATGATGAAGGCAAATTCAGAGAGGCCCTGGAATGTTATCAGAAAGTGCTTGAGTCAGATCCCACCAATGCAGAAGCCATGTACGAGATGGCCTATACCTTTATGAGCACGGGTGATTACAAACGGGCAGCAGCGTATGCAAAAAACAGTATCAGGAAAGGGAAAACCCCCTATGCCGGATCGTACGCAGTTTGGGGATCTTCGCTCGATGAACTGGGGCAAAGGGAAAAAGCCCTGAAGGTGTTTGATGAAGGAATGAAATACTTCCCTGAGGATCATTTGCTTGCATACAATAAAGGACTGACGCTCTACCGTATGAAACGATACCGGGAAGCAGAGCAGATACTGTGCCGTTCTGTCCGGCTCAGACCGAGCCATCCGGGAAGCCACCTCCTGCTGGCCTATGCCGAAGCCGAACTGGGAAACAGAGTAAAGGCAATGTTCCCGCTGTATTTTTTTCTATTGATTGAATCGCGCACTGAAAGATCAAAAACCGCATGGGAGATGCTGGCATCCTTGCAGGTCAAGGGTATGACCTCCGATCGGCCCGGTAAAATCAGTGCCAGTATGCATTCCAGAGAAGATTCTGACAGCCTTGGAGTATTTGAAATGACAGTAAGTATGGCGGCAGTGGCAAGCATTGCCGGGAAAACCGACAGCACTGAACTCGGACGGTTTGCTGAACGAAACCGTACATTCTTCTCGGCACTGAGTGAAATAAAGAAGAATATTAACAGCCTTTGGTGGAATTTATATATTCCTTTCCTTTCCGAAGTCCATACATCCGGTAATGCAGAAGCTTTCAGTTATTATATCAGCCGGGGTGCCAGACCTGAGGAAGCAGAGGCCTGGTTTGCCAAAAATCCTGATAAAATGAACCGCTTTGCCGACTGGTTCGGACAACAGCAATACCTGCGTTAA